From the Thomasclavelia ramosa DSM 1402 genome, the window CAGCCATTAAGGAAATGGTTCAAGTAGGAAATGATTCTAAATGTAGATTTGTATGGACAGCCCATCCATTTATGGGTGGTTTCAATGCATCTAAAGTAGATGAAGAAATTGCTTCATTACTTAAAAAGTTTGATCAATTGTACGATGCTGGGGTACGCCAATTTGGTGTTCTTGGTGATGATGTTGGTAGCCTAGACCGTAGTGTTGTAATTAAAATGATGAATAGTGTATCAGCTTGGGCAAAAGAAAAAGGAGATGTTTATGATTCTGTTTTCTGTCCAGCAGGATATAATCATTCATGGCAAGGGGATTATTCTGAATTAAGTGATTATGATGCTGGATTCCCTGAAGATGTGAAAATTTTCTGGACTGGTGAAGCAGTGTGTCAACCAGTTGAACAAAAAACATTAGATCATTTTAAAAGAAACAGATTACCAGAAGGGGCTGACGAAAGAAGAAGTCCACTGTTCTGGTTGAACTGGCCTGTCAATGATATTAACGGTTCACGTTTAATGATGGGGAAAGGAAGTTTATTACACACTGATATTAATATTGATGATTTAAGTGGGGTAGTAACTAATCCAATGCAAGAAGCTGAAGCTTCTAAAGTGGCTATTTTTGCGGTAGCTGATTATGCATGGAATGTTAAAAGCTTTAATGATGATCAAAGTTGGGCTGATTCATTTAAATATATTGATCAAGAGGCAAGTGAGGAATTACATACATTAGCTAAGCATATGTCTAATCCTCAACCTAATGGTCATGGCTTAGTTTTAGCTGAATCTGAAGAATTACAACCATTAATTAATGAGTTTAAAACTAAGTTAGCTAATGGTGATTCAATTATTGAAAGTGGAAAACAATTAATTGCAGAAATGAATGTGATTATTGATGCTTGTGATGGTTTCCATGCAAATAGTAAAAATGAAAACCTGAAAAAAGAATTATTATCTTTTACCGGTTCTTTAAAAGATTTAACGACAGCAATTAAACATTTTACAGAATCAGCAATTGCAATTGAAGAAAATGATATGGTTACAGCTTTTAATCAATTCTCAAATGCATCATCAGAATTAATTAATAGTCAAAATCATATCCGTAAATTATTAAATGGAACAGCTAAAGTTAGTCCTGGATCAACACATTTGATTCCTTTGGCAAAAGCTTTACAAGATAAACTTTCAGGACCAATTAATGACTATATTGCTAGTGGAGAAACAGAACAACCATTAGAAATTAGTGCTTCATCAAGCTTTACTACTTGGCATTCAGGTAAAATAGCTGATATTGTTGATGGTAATAATGATACTGCAGCATGGCATAATGGATATGAAAAAGCTGGTCAATATTTCCAAGTGGATCTAAGTAAACCAACGACTATTTATGGTGTTCATATTTTAAATGGTGCTAATAATAGTGATAAAAAAGAAGATACTTTTGGTTATGCAAAATTACAATATTCTACTGATGGAACAACTTTTAAAGATTTAAATAAAGAAGTATATGGTGAATATGCATCACAAGTAGATGTTACTAATATTGAAATTGAAGATGTTGTTGCCGTACGTTATGTATGTAGCGAAGTTGGTGGCGGAAACAAATGGCCGGCAATGCGTGAATTTACTGTTGTTACACAACCGGCAGAAGAGGAACAATTTACTAAAGAAGTGATCCGTACTACGGATGGATGGAGTATTTATGGTGGTAGTGATGCTAATCTTATTGATGGTGATTTAACTACTAAAGTACATTATAATGTTAGACAAAAAGGGGAACCTGCAAATACAACTATTCCAGGTGATTATGTAGGGGTTAAATTATCTAAACCAATTACTTTAGGTAAGATTAATATTCTTCAAGGTAACACTGATAGCGATGGTGATTATTTTAAAGATGCTGATTTACAATATTCATTAGATGGTAAAACTTGGACAACAGTTGAAACATATAAAAATACAATTAATATTGTGACTGATTTGTCAGATCAAAATATTACTGCTCAATATGTCCGATTGGTTAATAAGGTTAATCAAAACACTTGGATTGCTATGCGTGAATTTGATGTAGCAGCTAAGGTATATCATAATGGTAAAGTATTTACTAATGTTAGTGAATATAAGAGTTTAACTGCTGATTATTTAGATGAAAGTGCTAAAATCACGCCAGCTAAAGGGATTACTTTAGCTAATGGTGATTATGTAGGTTTAAAACTAGATCGAATTCATGAATTAAAAGATATTGTTAGTGAATTAACAAATGATAGTTTGACCATTCAAGTTTCTAAAAATAGTTATGAGTGGCAAAACGTAAATGCTGGTAATGTAAGTGCTGATGCTCGTTATGTTCGTATTATTAATAATAATGAGGCTGAAGTAACTTTTGATCTTAATAAATTTATTGTAAATACAGTTGAGATTAAAGAGAAATCAATTACAAGTAGTAATTTTTCAATCGATAAACCATTGAATGTATTTGATGGTGATCTTACTACGGCTACTGCTTATCAGGGATCACAAAATGTTGGCAAGTATTTCACATATGATTTAGGTCAAGAAATAACTTTAAATTCATTTAAAGCTATATGTACTGATAGCGAATGGGATTATCCACGTCATGGAAAGTTCTCAGTTTCTACTGATGGTGAAACTTGGACAGAAATCATGCTTTTAGGTAATCAAAATGAAAATAACCCAGGTGAAGCTGAAAATACTGATGAAATTGGTTTTGTTTTACCAAGTCATGAAATTTCATATAATGCAAAAAAAGTAGATGGTTTAAATCTGCAAGCTCGTTATTTAAAATTTGAAATTACTAGAACTAAAGTTGGAGCTGATAAATGGGTTAGATTCCAAGAATTAGAAATAAATAATGGGGAATTTATACCTTCACAAAACAATCCAACCTTCACATCTAGTAGTCAAGAAACAAGAGATGGATTATTTAGTTATATGGTTGATGGGGATATTTCAACAATGTTTATTCCTAAAGATGCTAATGGTTATGTGAACTATAGTTTATCATCTAATAACCAAGTAAACACAATTAAAATTATTCAAAATAGTGCTGTAATTTCTAATGCAGTTGTTAAAGCAAGATTATTTACAAATGCAAGTGCAGAACAATGGGTAACTTTAGGAACATTATCACAAGCAATTAATGAATTTGTTTTACCTGAAAATACAATCTTATTAGATATTAAGGTTGAGTGGGGTGATGTGATTCCTAATATTACAGAATTATCAACATACAAATCTGAGGTCACTACACTTAATGTTGATGCGCTTAAAGCTTTAATTGATAACAAGGAAGATTTATCTTCATGGACAGCTGCAGCAGCTGCAACATATGGAGATGCTTATAATGCAGGTAAGCAAGTACTTGAAAGTGAGTATGCTTCACAAACAACTGTTGATAATGCCGTTAGAGCAATTAACAAGGCAATTGAAAATAAAGTATTAAAAGGTGATTTAAGTAAATTGGAAATAATTATCGCTAATGCACATACTGATCAAAATAATTACACTGCGCCTTCATGGTTAGCATATAGTAAAGCTATTGAGGCAATTAATAAGTCAATTGCTAATGGTGATAATACTTCAGTTGCAGATGTTGATAAATTAATTGCTAATTATGATCTAGCAAATACTAATTTAGTATTTAATCCTTCAAATCAAGAAGAAGCAATTATTACAATTGAAGGAGAAAATGATTTTGTAGCTTCGGTTACAAATCCAGAAAAACTTTACACAATCAACTCATGGAAAATGTATCTAGAAGCTAAGGCAAAAGTTGAACAGTTGATTATAGATAATCAAAGCACTCCTGTACACCCTGATGAATTTGCGAAAGCTATTAGTGAATTAGCTGCTGCTAAAGAAAAATTAGTAGTTGTTGGTGATCTAAAAGATATTTTAGATACAGCTAATAAAGTTAATCAAGAATTATATACAACTAGCAGTTACAAAGGATTAGCTGATGCAATTGCTGAAGCAACTGCAAGATTAGAAAATGGAACTGCTGAAGAAATTGATGCTAGTATCAAAGCACTTGATAATGCACTTAAAGCTCTTGTAGTTCGTGCTAAAGCTGATGAAGTAAAAGAATATATTAACAGTATTACATTAGTGGATTTAAGCAAATACACTGAAAGTTCTGCTAAAATATATCAAGAGGCATATAATGTTTTAAAAGCTATGCTTGATAACTTAAGTGATATTTCTGCTAAAGAATTTATTGAGGCTAAAAACAATTTTGAAACAGCGGTTGCTAAATTAGAAGAAAAAGCAACAGTAGCCCCAATACCAACACCGACTCCAAACGAACTTCCTGCTAGTGATTCTGCGAAAACAGGTGATGATGTAAATATTTTTGCCTATGTAACAGGATTAGGCGTTGTTGCTATTGTTGGTATATACTGGCTGTTAAGAAAAAAAGAGGAATAATTTAATAGATGTTAAAAAGCGAAATTTAAATTTCGCTTTTTATACTGTAAATAAAAAAACGAGCCTAATTTTTGAAATGAGGCCCCTTATTTGGTTATCCAAATAAGGGGCTTCATTTAATTTAGACTCAATCATTTATAAGTAAAAATGGTTTTACCAGTTTCAACAGATGAAGCAGTAGTAAATGTTTTAATAGGGTGAGATTCATAGTTGCAAACAATAATAGGGGTAATAACCTTATTATTTAGGACTTTTAATAAATTATCGCTTAGTGTAACAATATCTGCTCCTAAAGAAACATAGTCACCGGCTTTTACATGATACTGAAAATTATTAGCATCTGGCTTTGCTCTATTGATACCAATATGTACTAGTAAATGAAGACCATTAGGAAGGGTCATAACAAATGCGTGTTTAGTATTAGCAATAACACTAATTATTCCCTCACATGGTGCAACAAGTTTATTATCGGTAATTTCAATTGCAAGACCATCACCGACCATTTTGTTAGCAAATGCTTTGTCGGGGATATTTTCCAGACGAATAACTTTGCCACAGGCAGGAGCACATACTGTATTTTTTTTATTTTTTAATAGTCTAGTAAAAAAATTCATTCATTATCTCCTTTTAAATATAGAAAAAGGCATTAGTGATATCAAAAAATAATCACTAATGCCTAATTTAATAGTAACATCGTTATATTTATAATATCGACTAAATAATTATATGTCAAGAATATCTTTAAATATTCTTATATTATACCAATTATTTTATAAAATGATAATATGTAGTTATGATTTAATGTATATAGCCACAGATATATCTATTGACATGATTTGATAATAAAAGGTATAATTTCTTACATAGTGCGAACTTAGTTCGTTGTATTTTTTTTAACACAAAGTAAGCGCTTTAGTGATACAATAGGTTTGGATATATTATTCTGCACGAAAAATAGTACATTTTCGTTCGGACAAAAAAAACACATTAATTTACTAATAATCAATGTGTTTAGAAACATAAATATATTGAATGGAAAGGTACAGTTAAATCCTATATTGATTGGGGGGATGGGAATGATGAAATACATGCAAAGATTGGGAAAATCATTGATGTTGCCTGTATCAGTGATGCCAATTGCTGCATTATTAAAGGGAATTGGTTATTGGATCGACCCAACAGGATGGGGAAGTAATAATGCTATTGCTGCTTTTTTGATTGAATCTGGGGGAGCGATTATTGATAATTTACCAATTTTATTTGCTGTAGGAATTGCTATTGGAATGTCTCAGGAACGAGAGTTAACGGTAGCTCTAAGTGCGGTTGTTTCTTATATGATTGTTTCTAGGCTGCTTTCACCACCGGCTGTAGCATTGATAAAAGGAATTCCCGAAGCAGAAGTTTCTGCTGCTTTTGAAAATTCTGCAAATGCATTTGTTGGAATAATTTCAGGTCTTGTAGTGGCATATAATTATAAAAAGTTTTCGAAAGTAAAGTTACCTGATGCGTTATCTTTTTTTGGTGGAAAGCGTTTTGTCCCAATAATATCGACTGCTTCAATGCTAGTTATTTCTTTATTATTACTAATTGTTTGGCCGTTTTTTTATGAATGTTTTGTATCATTTGGAGAAATGATTTCGAAATTAGGACCAGTTGGAGCTGGATTATATGGATTTTTTAATCGATTATTAATTCCTACTGGATTACATCATGCACTCAATTCTGTCTTTTGGTTTGATGTGGCAGGAATTAATGATATTGGCAAATTTTGGGGAACAGTGTCTGGAGGCATTAAAGGAGTAACTGGTATGTATCAGGCTGGTTTTTTTCCAGTAATGATGTTTGGATTACCAGCAGCTGCAATCGCTATTTACCAAAGTGCTAGACCTGAACGAAAAAAACAAGTTGGAACGATTTTATTGTCTGCTGCTTTTGCTTCATTTGTTACTGGGGTTACAGAACCATTGGAGTTCTCTTTTATGTTTGTTGCACCAGTATTATATTTTATTCATGCTCTATTAACAGGAATAATGCTATTTGTGGCTGCGGTATTTAAATGGCTTGCGGGCTTTGGCTTTTCGGCAGGATTGATTGATTATATTTTGAGTATTAAAGCCCCGTTCTCTAACGATATATTTATGCTGATTCCACTTGGATTGATTTGTGCTTTTATATATTATTGCATTTTTAGATTTATGATAGTTCGTTATAATTTAATGACACCTGGTCGGGAGACTGATGAAGATATAATTGAAATTGAGGAAGAGGAATACAATATTACATTAGAAAATCAAGACTATGATGAGATTGCAATTGTTTTGATAGAAGCTTTGGGGGGGCGAAATAATGTGCAGTTTGCAGATAGCTGTATTACACGATTACGTGTGGAATTAGGTAATCCTGATTTAGTTGATGAACAAGCTATATTAGCTACTGGAGCAACAGGAATTATAAAAATTGGAAAAAATAATTTACAAATTATCATAGGCACCGAAGTACAATTTATTGTCGATGCCATGAATGACATATTAATGTAAATGGATGGAGGCAATAACATTGAAGATACTCAAGGTTTTTAATAATAATAGTGTTGCAGCAATATCAGATGAGTTAGGTGATATAATTTTAACTGGTTCGGGGATCGGTTTTCAAAAGAGAATTGGTGATGAAGTTGACGAAAGCAGGATTGAAAAGACATATTTTTTTAAAGATGATCAGCAGAAACGATTTGAGCAATCGATTGAAACAGTACCTGCTATATATTTTGAAATAACTAATAAAATTGTTAATCAAGCTAATAAGGAATTAGATACAGATTTTAGTGGTGAAATATTTTTAGCGATAAGTGATCATATTTCATTTGCAGTAAAAAGAAAAAAGGAAGAGATTTATCTTCCTAATGTTGTTTTGAGTGAAACAAAAGTATTATATAAAAAAGAATATAAAGTTGGTTTATGGGCACTTGATTATATAGAAGAAAAAACGGGGATACGGTTAGATGACGACGAAGCAGGTTATATTGCTTTACATTTAGTAAACTTTTCACTCGATAATAAGGCAAATAATGCAACGAAAATTGTTACTTTGACAAAAGAAGTACTAAATGTGATTAAATTATCAATGAAAGTTGACTTAGAGGAGGATTCTCTAGGTTATGCGCGAATTTCAACTCATTTAAAGTATTTAGCGGAAAGAATTTTTAGGGATGAAATTGATGAATTGCAAGATACTACAGCGGATATCCGGGAAATGTTGAAAGAAGATTTACGATTGTCTCTGTGTATTAATCGGATTGTTAAATTAATTCGTGATCGTTATGATTATGAATTATCACCAGACGAGCAAACTTATTTATGTATACATATAAAAAAGAACGCAAAATTATAATGGAAGCGCTTGACGTTTACTAAATATTTTGCTAATATTTACTTGTAAATACGGATTGTTACTCTAAGCAGGCAAGACCAAATATGTATTATGTTTTTTAGCATAATTATATTTGGTCTTTATTTTTGTTTAAAATCTGTATTGATTTATTTATATAATGTATAACTAATATTGATAATTTTTGGGAATGGGACTCGATATTAACTATACGGGAAAGGAAAAGGAGATAATGAGAAAAATTAAAAAAAATACTCATAAACTGATGTCTATGTTTTTGGCAGTACTAATGGTTTTCGGTTGTTTTAGTGCATGGCCAACACAAGTTAGTGCTGCTGAGTCAGATTATGAAATTTATCCTAAACCACATTTGATGGAATATCAAAGTGGTGATTACGTTATTCATCAAAATATTAATATTGTATATGAAGATGGTATTGATGAATATACTAAAGCTAGAATGAATGAGGTATTGGCAATCAAGAAGATAAATGCTACTATCTCAAATGAAATTAAAGAAGATCAAACTAATATCTTAGTAGGTATTAAAGGATCAGATGGATACGTTGATAAACATGTATCTAAAAATTACACATTAAAAACAAGTGGATTATATGATAAATTAGATTCATATTTATTAGCCTCAGATAATGGGACAATTACTGTATTAGGTAAAGATACTGATGCTGCATTTTATGGAATCACTAGTTTATATCATATCTTTAACCAGATGGATAGTTATTCAATCCGTAACTTTGTAATGGAAGATTACGCTGATGTAGCTAGTCGAGGATTCATTGAAGGATATTATGGAAACCCTTGGTCAACAGAAGATCGCTCTGAATTGATGAAATGGGGAGGATATTATAAATTAAATTCATATTTTTATGCTCCAAAAGATGACCCTAAACATAATTCTAAATGGCGTGAATTATACAGTGATGAAGAAATTGAAACAAAAATAAAACCGTTAGCACAAGCTGGTAATGAATCAAAATGTCGTTTTGTTTTTGCATTGCATCCGTATATGAATAATGCAATTAGATATAACAGTGAAGAAAATTATCAAGCTGATTTAAAAGTAATGCAGGCTAAATTTGCTCAAGTAATTGAAGCAGGTGTTCGTCAAATTGCAATTCTTGCTGATGATGCTGGAAATGTTGGTGGAGATAACTACATTAAAACTTTGAAAGATATGACTGCATGGATCAAGGAAATGCAAAAAACATATCCAGATTTAAAATTAACATTACCATTTTGTACTCAAGAATATATGGGTAATGGCCAAGGTTACTATACGAATTTCCCAGAAAACGTTCAAATTGTTATGACTGGTGGACGTGTTTGGGGTGAAGTTTCAAATAATTTTACAACAACTTTTACTAATAATGTAGGTCGTGGACCATATATGTGGATCAATTGGCCTTGTACTGATAATTCTAAAAAGCACTTGATTATGGGTGGATATAGTACATTCTTACATCCGGGGGTTGATCCAAATAAGATCCAAGGTATTGTTCTAAATCCAATGCAACAATCTGAACCAAGTAAAGTGGCAATTTTTGGAAATGCATGTTATTCATGGAATATTTGGGAAACTAGTGAAGAAGCAGATGAAATTTGGGAAGATTCATTTAAATATGTTGATCATAATAGCGCAGAAGTAACAGCTGCTTCGGATGCCTTAAAAGAACTATCAAAACATATGATAAATCAAAATATGGATAGTCGTGTAACGCCATTACAAGAGTCAGTAGAATTAAAAGATCGTTTGAATCAATTTAAAACTGCTTTAAATAGTGGTAATACAATCAGTGATGATTTATTTACCGATTTAATTAACGAGTTCACAAAATTACAAACAGCTGCAAAAACTTATCGTAATGAAGCAGGTGACACTCGTATAAAAGATCAAATAATTTATTGGTTAGATTGCTGGGATGATACTACTGAGGCAGCGATTGCTTTAATTAATGGTGTCAAAGCAGTGCAAGATGGTGCTGAAAATGACCAAATTTGGGACTTGTATGCTCAAGGTCAAGCTGCTTTTGAAAGATCAAAAACACATAATTTCCATTATGTTGATCATGATGAATATGCGGAAGTAGGGGTACAACATATTGTACCGTTTATAAAAACAATGGAACAATACTTATCTGATGTTGCATCATCAATTATTGATCCATCAAAACAGGTAACAAAATTTATTACAAATCGTGATGATACACCTACTGGAGCTATTTCAAATGTTTTTGATAATAAAGCCAATACGGAAATTGTTTATAAAAATCCAAATTCTATAAATGAAGGTACATATGTTGGTGTTAGTTACACAAAAGCTATTGATGTAGATAAAGTGATATTTAGATTAGGTACAAATAGTAATTCTAAAGATACTTTTGCAAAATCTAAAGTGCAATTTACTAATGATGGCAAAGAATGGAAAGATTTGGATGGAACTATTTATAATCTACCAAATGAAGTTGTTTTAGAAGATTTAGAATTACAAAATGTAAAAGGAATTAGAATGATTGCCACAGAAGCGAAATCTAATACTTGGTTAGGAATTCGTGATATTGTTGTAAATCCAACAGATGAACCTATTGTAGATAATGATATGGGAACATTATCTATAGATAAATTGTCATTACAAGGCGGTACTCTTGCAAAAGTAACAGATGGAGATAACTCTACATTTGCTCACTTTGCTGAAGATCCGTATAAAGGTGGCACAATTAAAGATTATATACCTATTGATGCCTCATTGATTTTAACATTCAAAAATCCTAAAAAATTAGGAACAATTAATTTTGTTCAAGATAGTAAAACTGATAAAATTACAAAATATGCGCTTGAATATACAATTGATGGTAAAAATTGGCAAGAAATTGCAAAATATGATGGTCAAGCAGCAGTTAATGAGGATGTTTCAGCATTAAACTTAACGGTTAAAGCAGTTAGAATTAGAAATTTAGAATTAAATTTACAAAATGATAGTGCTGGTTTTTGGTGGAAAGTTTATGATTTTAGTGTAAGCAATCCTGCAGCTATAGAAAAGACATTTATGTATACTGATACATGGGAAGTCTACAAAGGAACAGAGTCAAATCTAACGGATGGAGATAACACTACAGCTTTAGATTTTAATACTAAGCCTGGTGATACTAGCCGCGTTGGTGATTTTATTGGTTGGGATTTTGGAAAAACAATTCAGATAGGAAAAGTTCATGCTGTTATTGGTGGAGATCGTAATGCGGGTGACAAGTGGCTTAAATACAGTTTACAATACTCTACTGATGGTCAAGATTGGACAACATATAAATCATATGAAGGTGTTACTAACGGCAAAGATGTTATTGATGAGAATTTACGTGGAGTAGAGGCAAGATATGTTCGTTTAGTAAATAATGAACAGAAAAATTCTTGGGTAATTTTCTCAGAATTTGATGTTGCTCAATTTGATCCTATTAAAGATTATGATGATACAAATGTATACACAAATACAGAATATAGATTGATAACAGAAAGTAAAGAAGATTTAACTAAATTGATGTATGATGAGGTAATCACATTAACTCAAGGTCAATATATTGGTGTTGATTTATTAAGAATTAAAGATATTAGTGAAATTGTTGTTGATATGAATAAAGATAATTTGACTATAGAAACATCTAAAAATGCACTTGAGTGGACTACTGTAAAAACTAAAACTAGTGAATTACCTGATGCTCGTTATGTAAGAATAATTAATAATACTGATTCTGCCATTACTTTTGATCTTAATAGATTTGAAGTACATTCAAATGAATTATACGCTCCTTCATTATATGAAACAACAATGGGAATTAATAGTTCATGGGGAGTAGCAGAAGATAGTCGTAATAATGGTGCGGCTTTTGATGGTAATATTGATACAACAACAGAATTTGCAGATCTGCCACAAAAAGGACAATACATTATTTATGATTTAGGACAAGAAAGAAATATTTCTAAAATTCAAATGTTCTGCCAAGATTCTGCAGTAAATTATATTCGGGATGCTGATATTCTTATTTCTAATGATTTA encodes:
- a CDS encoding PRD domain-containing protein; its protein translation is MKILKVFNNNSVAAISDELGDIILTGSGIGFQKRIGDEVDESRIEKTYFFKDDQQKRFEQSIETVPAIYFEITNKIVNQANKELDTDFSGEIFLAISDHISFAVKRKKEEIYLPNVVLSETKVLYKKEYKVGLWALDYIEEKTGIRLDDDEAGYIALHLVNFSLDNKANNATKIVTLTKEVLNVIKLSMKVDLEEDSLGYARISTHLKYLAERIFRDEIDELQDTTADIREMLKEDLRLSLCINRIVKLIRDRYDYELSPDEQTYLCIHIKKNAKL
- a CDS encoding beta-N-acetylglucosaminidase domain-containing protein; the encoded protein is MARFWDKALKSSLAMLVVFSTLFFMSPNIKVEAKETNYEIYPTPHEITYQDKDYVIRSQVNVVYEDGIDAATKKRMTEVLESKNKQISTSKQKVDGKTNILVGTYKSGGYVDGYVKSNYSVEESLFSKFGAHFVASNNGEIVILGKDTDGAFYGITSLKHIFNQMDGSTIRNFVIKDYADTDIRGFIEGYYGIPWSNEDRMSLMKFGGDFKMTSYVFAPKDDPYHKNLWRELYPEEELAAIKEMVQVGNDSKCRFVWTAHPFMGGFNASKVDEEIASLLKKFDQLYDAGVRQFGVLGDDVGSLDRSVVIKMMNSVSAWAKEKGDVYDSVFCPAGYNHSWQGDYSELSDYDAGFPEDVKIFWTGEAVCQPVEQKTLDHFKRNRLPEGADERRSPLFWLNWPVNDINGSRLMMGKGSLLHTDINIDDLSGVVTNPMQEAEASKVAIFAVADYAWNVKSFNDDQSWADSFKYIDQEASEELHTLAKHMSNPQPNGHGLVLAESEELQPLINEFKTKLANGDSIIESGKQLIAEMNVIIDACDGFHANSKNENLKKELLSFTGSLKDLTTAIKHFTESAIAIEENDMVTAFNQFSNASSELINSQNHIRKLLNGTAKVSPGSTHLIPLAKALQDKLSGPINDYIASGETEQPLEISASSSFTTWHSGKIADIVDGNNDTAAWHNGYEKAGQYFQVDLSKPTTIYGVHILNGANNSDKKEDTFGYAKLQYSTDGTTFKDLNKEVYGEYASQVDVTNIEIEDVVAVRYVCSEVGGGNKWPAMREFTVVTQPAEEEQFTKEVIRTTDGWSIYGGSDANLIDGDLTTKVHYNVRQKGEPANTTIPGDYVGVKLSKPITLGKINILQGNTDSDGDYFKDADLQYSLDGKTWTTVETYKNTINIVTDLSDQNITAQYVRLVNKVNQNTWIAMREFDVAAKVYHNGKVFTNVSEYKSLTADYLDESAKITPAKGITLANGDYVGLKLDRIHELKDIVSELTNDSLTIQVSKNSYEWQNVNAGNVSADARYVRIINNNEAEVTFDLNKFIVNTVEIKEKSITSSNFSIDKPLNVFDGDLTTATAYQGSQNVGKYFTYDLGQEITLNSFKAICTDSEWDYPRHGKFSVSTDGETWTEIMLLGNQNENNPGEAENTDEIGFVLPSHEISYNAKKVDGLNLQARYLKFEITRTKVGADKWVRFQELEINNGEFIPSQNNPTFTSSSQETRDGLFSYMVDGDISTMFIPKDANGYVNYSLSSNNQVNTIKIIQNSAVISNAVVKARLFTNASAEQWVTLGTLSQAINEFVLPENTILLDIKVEWGDVIPNITELSTYKSEVTTLNVDALKALIDNKEDLSSWTAAAAATYGDAYNAGKQVLESEYASQTTVDNAVRAINKAIENKVLKGDLSKLEIIIANAHTDQNNYTAPSWLAYSKAIEAINKSIANGDNTSVADVDKLIANYDLANTNLVFNPSNQEEAIITIEGENDFVASVTNPEKLYTINSWKMYLEAKAKVEQLIIDNQSTPVHPDEFAKAISELAAAKEKLVVVGDLKDILDTANKVNQELYTTSSYKGLADAIAEATARLENGTAEEIDASIKALDNALKALVVRAKADEVKEYINSITLVDLSKYTESSAKIYQEAYNVLKAMLDNLSDISAKEFIEAKNNFETAVAKLEEKATVAPIPTPTPNELPASDSAKTGDDVNIFAYVTGLGVVAIVGIYWLLRKKEE
- a CDS encoding PTS sugar transporter subunit IIA; protein product: MNFFTRLLKNKKNTVCAPACGKVIRLENIPDKAFANKMVGDGLAIEITDNKLVAPCEGIISVIANTKHAFVMTLPNGLHLLVHIGINRAKPDANNFQYHVKAGDYVSLGADIVTLSDNLLKVLNNKVITPIIVCNYESHPIKTFTTASSVETGKTIFTYK
- the nagE gene encoding N-acetylglucosamine-specific PTS transporter subunit IIBC → MMKYMQRLGKSLMLPVSVMPIAALLKGIGYWIDPTGWGSNNAIAAFLIESGGAIIDNLPILFAVGIAIGMSQERELTVALSAVVSYMIVSRLLSPPAVALIKGIPEAEVSAAFENSANAFVGIISGLVVAYNYKKFSKVKLPDALSFFGGKRFVPIISTASMLVISLLLLIVWPFFYECFVSFGEMISKLGPVGAGLYGFFNRLLIPTGLHHALNSVFWFDVAGINDIGKFWGTVSGGIKGVTGMYQAGFFPVMMFGLPAAAIAIYQSARPERKKQVGTILLSAAFASFVTGVTEPLEFSFMFVAPVLYFIHALLTGIMLFVAAVFKWLAGFGFSAGLIDYILSIKAPFSNDIFMLIPLGLICAFIYYCIFRFMIVRYNLMTPGRETDEDIIEIEEEEYNITLENQDYDEIAIVLIEALGGRNNVQFADSCITRLRVELGNPDLVDEQAILATGATGIIKIGKNNLQIIIGTEVQFIVDAMNDILM